In a single window of the Patagioenas fasciata isolate bPatFas1 chromosome 22, bPatFas1.hap1, whole genome shotgun sequence genome:
- the LOC136111674 gene encoding feather keratin Cos1-1/Cos1-3/Cos2-1-like isoform X2, with translation MNLSENYYFHKGSLGLRQSRTPIKGSPTPCSLIHFSRLLLLGNQVSLCPRDMSCCNPCVPCQPCGPTPLANSCNEPCVRQCQSSTVVIEPSPVVVTLPGPILSSFPQNTVVGSSTSAAVGSILSSEGVPISSGGFDLSCITSRYCGNRCRPC, from the exons ATGAActtgtcagaaaattattacttccaCAAAGGGAGCCTGGGCCTGAGGCAGAGCAGGACTCCTATAAAAGGCAGCCCAACTccctgctctctcatccacttctctcgcctccttctccttgggaatcag GTGAGCCTCTGTCCCAGAGACATGTCCTGCTGCAACCCGtgcgtgccctgccagccctgcggcccaaccccactggccaacagctgcaatgagccctgtgtcagacagtgccagagctccaccgttgtcattgagccctcccctgtggtggtgaccctgcccggccccatcctcagctccttcccacagaacaccgttgtgggttcctccacctctgctgctgttggcagcatcctcagctctgagggagtgcccatcagctctgggggctttgacctctcctgcattaccagccgctactgtggCAACAGATGTCGACCCTGCTAA
- the LOC136111837 gene encoding feather keratin Cos1-1/Cos1-3/Cos2-1-like isoform X1, with translation MPQVLGQSRTPIKGSPTPCSLIHFSRLLLLGNQVSLCPRDMSCCNPCVPCQPCGPTPLANSCNEPCVRQCQSSTVVIEPSPVVVTLPGPILSSFPQNTVVGSSTSAAVGSILSSEGVPINSGGFDLSCITSRYCGNRCRPC, from the exons ATGCCACAAGTACTTGG GCAGAGCAGGACTCCTATAAAAGGCAGCCCAACTccctgctctctcatccacttctctcgcctccttctccttgggaatcag GTGAGCCTCTGTCCCAGAGACATGTCCTGCTGCAACCCGtgcgtgccctgccagccctgcggcccaaccccactggccaacagctgcaatgagccctgtgtcagacagtgccagagctccaccgttgtcattgagccctcccctgtggtggtgaccctgcccggccccatcctcagctccttcccacagaacaccgttgtgggttcctccacctctgctgctgttggcagcatcctcagctctgagggagtgcccatcaactctgggggctttgacctctcctgcattaccagccgctactgtggCAACAGATGTCGACCCTGCTAA
- the LOC136111837 gene encoding feather keratin Cos1-1/Cos1-3/Cos2-1-like isoform X2 has protein sequence MNLSENYYFHKGSLGLRQSRTPIKGSPTPCSLIHFSRLLLLGNQVSLCPRDMSCCNPCVPCQPCGPTPLANSCNEPCVRQCQSSTVVIEPSPVVVTLPGPILSSFPQNTVVGSSTSAAVGSILSSEGVPINSGGFDLSCITSRYCGNRCRPC, from the exons ATGAActtgtcagaaaattattacttccaCAAAGGGAGCCTGGGCCTGAGGCAGAGCAGGACTCCTATAAAAGGCAGCCCAACTccctgctctctcatccacttctctcgcctccttctccttgggaatcag GTGAGCCTCTGTCCCAGAGACATGTCCTGCTGCAACCCGtgcgtgccctgccagccctgcggcccaaccccactggccaacagctgcaatgagccctgtgtcagacagtgccagagctccaccgttgtcattgagccctcccctgtggtggtgaccctgcccggccccatcctcagctccttcccacagaacaccgttgtgggttcctccacctctgctgctgttggcagcatcctcagctctgagggagtgcccatcaactctgggggctttgacctctcctgcattaccagccgctactgtggCAACAGATGTCGACCCTGCTAA
- the LOC136111839 gene encoding feather keratin Cos1-2 → MSLSENYYFHKGCLGLRQCRTPIKGSPTLCSLIHFSRLLLLGNQVNLCPRDMSCCNPCVPCQPCGPTPLANSCNEPCVRQCQSSTIAIQPSSVIVTLPGPILSSFPQNTVVGSSTSAAVGSILSSEGVPINSGGFDLSGITSRYCGSRCRPC, encoded by the exons atgagcttgtcagaaaattattacttccaCAAAGGGTGCCTAGGCCTGAGGCAGTGCAGGACTCCTATAAAAGGCAGCCCAACTCtctgctctctcatccacttctctcgCCTCCTTCTCCTTGGGAATCAG GTGAACCTCTGTCCCAGAGACATGTCCTGCTGCAACCCGtgcgtgccctgccagccctgtggcccgaccccactggccaacagctgcaatgagccctgtgtcaggcagtgccagagctccaccaTCGCCATCCAGCCCTCCTCAGTTATtgtgaccctgcctggccccatcctcagctccttcccacagaacactgttgtgggctcctccacctctgctgctgttggcagcatcctcagctctgagGGAGTTCCCATCAATTCTGGGGGCTTTGACCTCTCCGgcattaccagccgctactgtggCAGCAGATGTCGCCCCTGCTAG